In one window of Bradyrhizobium diazoefficiens DNA:
- a CDS encoding MFS transporter: MTITLPAAARAPDHPVADGLPADQRRWAIAAIFTALAMASLDTAIANIALPAIAADLHVSPEQSVWVVNVYQIALVATLLPLGALGEIVGHQRIYLGSLVLFTIASLFCAVAWSLDSLLVARTLQGLGASGIMSVNTALVRFVYPGRMQGRGFGHNAMVVATAFTFGPSIASAILAVGPWPWLFAVNIPFGLVAIGIGFAMLPKTPRADHGFDFLGAALASACLGLFITGIGSAAHKLSPVVVGIELVTALVLGFILTRRHADHPAPMLPIDLFARPMFALSAATAVCSFVVQGLAFVSLPFYFEDVLGRSQVETGFFMTPWPLVVGIMAPIAGRLSDRHQVGLLGGIGLVLLGIGMALLALLPANPAIPDIIWRMAMCGMGFGFFQAPNMKAVMGSAPPHRSGSASGIVATARLTGQTTGAALAAACFATAGHNGAIVALALGAGFAALGSVMSFLRLAVK; the protein is encoded by the coding sequence ATGACAATCACGTTACCTGCCGCTGCGCGTGCGCCCGATCATCCCGTTGCCGATGGCCTGCCGGCCGACCAGCGCCGCTGGGCGATCGCCGCGATCTTCACCGCGCTGGCGATGGCTTCGCTTGATACCGCGATCGCCAACATCGCGCTGCCTGCCATTGCCGCCGATCTGCATGTCAGCCCGGAGCAGTCGGTCTGGGTCGTCAACGTCTACCAGATCGCGCTGGTGGCGACGCTGCTGCCGCTCGGCGCGCTCGGCGAAATCGTCGGGCACCAGCGCATCTATCTCGGCAGCCTCGTGCTGTTCACCATCGCCTCGCTGTTCTGCGCGGTCGCCTGGTCGCTGGACAGCCTGCTGGTGGCGCGTACGCTGCAAGGCTTGGGCGCCAGCGGCATCATGAGCGTCAATACCGCGCTGGTGCGCTTCGTCTATCCCGGCCGGATGCAGGGCCGCGGCTTCGGTCACAATGCAATGGTGGTTGCAACCGCCTTCACCTTCGGCCCGTCGATCGCGTCGGCCATCCTCGCGGTCGGGCCGTGGCCGTGGCTGTTCGCCGTCAACATCCCGTTCGGCCTCGTCGCGATCGGCATCGGCTTTGCGATGCTGCCGAAGACGCCGCGGGCCGATCACGGTTTTGATTTTCTCGGCGCGGCCCTCGCCTCCGCCTGCCTCGGCCTGTTCATCACGGGCATCGGCAGCGCCGCGCATAAGCTGTCGCCGGTCGTCGTAGGCATCGAGCTCGTCACGGCGCTCGTGCTCGGCTTTATCCTAACGCGCCGTCATGCCGACCATCCGGCGCCGATGCTGCCGATCGACCTGTTCGCCCGGCCGATGTTCGCGCTGTCGGCCGCGACGGCAGTCTGCTCCTTCGTCGTGCAAGGCCTCGCCTTCGTCTCGCTGCCATTCTATTTCGAGGACGTGCTCGGACGTTCGCAGGTCGAGACCGGCTTCTTCATGACGCCATGGCCGCTGGTGGTCGGCATCATGGCGCCGATCGCCGGCCGCCTCTCCGATCGCCATCAGGTCGGGTTGCTGGGCGGCATCGGCCTCGTGCTGCTCGGCATCGGCATGGCGCTGCTGGCCCTGCTCCCTGCCAATCCCGCCATTCCCGACATCATCTGGCGGATGGCGATGTGTGGCATGGGCTTTGGCTTCTTCCAGGCGCCCAACATGAAGGCGGTGATGGGAAGCGCGCCGCCGCACCGCAGCGGCAGCGCCTCGGGCATCGTCGCCACCGCGCGCCTGACGGGACAGACGACCGGTGCAGCCCTTGCCGCCGCCTGCTTTGCGACGGCCGGTCACAACGGCGCCATTGTCGCGCTGGCGTTAGGTGCAGGCTTTGCTGCACTCGGCAGCGTAATGAGTTTCCTGCGGCTGGCGGTGAAGTAA
- a CDS encoding B12-binding domain-containing radical SAM protein: MKVPSPCNVLMLYPLFTAESFWSFGESCKLMGVRRPAAPLGLITVAAMLPENWTVRLIDCNTQPFSEGDLAWADVVFTGGMLPQQADTLRLIELCRAAGKPVVVGGPDPTSSPHIYEQADFRVLGEAESVIDEFIAAWDSGARSGVFTAPKFQADVTTTPVPRFDLLKFEDYLYLGVQYSRGCPFTCEFCDIIELYGRVPRTKTTEQMFVELERLYQMGYRGHLDFVDDNFIGNKKSLRQFLPQLAEWQRAHGYPFELSTEASVNLADDPELLELMGAANFFGIFVGIESPDPATLVAMRKKQNTRRNIAESIHKIYRAGMLVTAGFIVGFDSEKVSMADAMVDFIEEAAIPVAMVGLLYALPNTQLTRRLAKEGRLHADHDLASTTGGDQCTGGINFDPVRPLRDILTDYKMVLERVYSPAAYASRVDKLMTLLDRSRQRPELAEGDIRARVGAMETVHRVVTAIPEARGPLWQTFMNCAKRDTSSARIAVQMIAAYAHLGPFSRKVIDAIDARLAALDEEMPGPVVAASAAVAPNLA, encoded by the coding sequence ATGAAGGTGCCGAGCCCCTGCAACGTGTTGATGCTCTATCCGCTGTTCACGGCGGAGTCGTTCTGGAGCTTTGGTGAGTCCTGCAAGCTGATGGGTGTGCGGCGTCCCGCCGCGCCCTTGGGCCTGATCACCGTTGCGGCGATGTTGCCGGAGAACTGGACCGTTCGCCTGATCGACTGCAATACACAGCCCTTCAGTGAGGGCGACCTGGCCTGGGCCGACGTCGTCTTCACAGGCGGAATGCTGCCGCAGCAGGCGGACACGCTGCGGTTGATCGAGCTCTGCCGCGCGGCCGGCAAGCCGGTGGTCGTCGGCGGTCCTGATCCGACGTCGAGCCCCCACATCTACGAGCAAGCGGATTTTCGGGTGCTCGGCGAGGCCGAGAGCGTCATCGACGAATTCATCGCGGCCTGGGACAGCGGCGCGCGCTCCGGCGTTTTCACCGCGCCGAAATTCCAGGCCGACGTCACCACGACGCCGGTGCCACGCTTCGACCTGCTCAAATTCGAGGACTATCTCTATCTCGGTGTGCAGTATTCCCGTGGTTGTCCGTTCACCTGCGAGTTCTGCGACATCATCGAGCTTTACGGCCGCGTGCCGCGGACCAAGACGACCGAGCAGATGTTCGTCGAGCTCGAGCGGCTCTACCAGATGGGTTACCGCGGCCATCTTGATTTCGTCGACGACAATTTCATCGGCAACAAGAAGTCGCTGCGCCAGTTCCTGCCTCAACTCGCCGAATGGCAGCGCGCGCACGGCTATCCCTTCGAATTGTCCACTGAGGCCTCGGTCAATCTGGCCGACGATCCCGAACTGCTGGAGCTGATGGGCGCTGCGAATTTCTTCGGCATCTTCGTCGGCATCGAAAGTCCGGACCCCGCAACGCTGGTCGCGATGCGCAAGAAGCAGAACACCCGGCGGAACATTGCGGAGAGCATCCACAAGATCTACCGCGCCGGCATGCTCGTCACCGCCGGCTTCATCGTCGGCTTCGACAGCGAGAAGGTCTCGATGGCGGACGCGATGGTCGATTTCATCGAAGAGGCCGCCATCCCGGTCGCCATGGTCGGCTTGCTCTATGCGTTGCCGAACACGCAGCTGACGCGGCGCCTTGCCAAGGAAGGCCGGCTGCACGCGGACCACGATCTTGCATCGACCACGGGCGGCGACCAGTGCACCGGCGGCATCAATTTCGATCCGGTCCGCCCGCTGCGCGACATCCTGACGGACTACAAGATGGTGCTGGAGCGCGTCTACAGCCCGGCGGCCTATGCAAGTCGTGTCGACAAGTTGATGACGCTGCTCGACCGTTCGAGGCAGCGCCCCGAGCTCGCCGAGGGCGACATTCGCGCGCGGGTCGGGGCGATGGAGACGGTGCACCGCGTGGTCACTGCGATCCCCGAGGCGCGCGGACCGCTCTGGCAGACCTTCATGAATTGCGCCAAGCGCGACACCTCGTCGGCACGCATCGCAGTGCAGATGATCGCGGCCTATGCGCATCTCGGACCGTTCTCGCGCAAGGTCATCGATGCCATCGACGCACGGCTGGCCGCACTGGACGAGGAGATGCCGGGTCCGGTCGTTGCTGCCAGCGCGGCCGTGGCACCAAATCTGGCCTGA